Within the Leisingera thetidis genome, the region GCTGGCACAGGTGCCTGGGCAGCGGATCACCTCGGCGCTGATCCGGGTGGTGCCGCGCACCGCTCCGGCAAAGCTGAAGGCAACCCTGCACGACTGGTTTGTGCCGGAAAGCCTGGCGGTATCTGAAGTGCTGGATGACAGCGCTGTGGTAGCCGGGGATTTCCGCATCGACCCGGCCGGCCACATGCGCTTTGCGGTGCTGCCGAATGCGGGAACCGGCAGCCAGCGCATCGGCCGAATTGTGCAACGGCTGTGCGAGATCGAGACCTACCGGGCAATGGCCATGCTGGGCTTTTCCCGCGCCCGCGGCCTCACCCCGACCATCAGTGCGCTGGATACGCATCTGAGCGAGATGATGGTGGAGATGACCGGCGGCACCGCACCTGCCGAACAAACGCTGTCGCAGCTGCTGACGGTGTCCGCTGAACTGGAGGCAATGGCCGCCCGGTCCGCCTTCCGCTTTGGCGCAACGGGCGCTTATGAGGCTTTGGTCAACCAGCGGGTCAGCCTGCTGCGCGAGGGCCGGCACGAGGGGTTCCAGACGCTGGCGGAATTCATGCTGCGCCGGTTTGAACCGGCCATGCGCACGGTAAAGTCCGCGGAAAAGCGGCTGGAAGCGCTGGCCAACCGGGCGCGCCGTGCAGGAGAGCTGCTCAGAACACGGGTGGATGTGGAACGCTCGGCGCAGAACCAGGCGCTGCTGGCCAGCATGGACCGCCGTGCCGACATTGCGCTGCGCCTGCAGCACACGGTCGAGGGGCTGTCGGTGGTGGCGGTCAGCTATTACGCGGTGTCGCTAGTGTCGGACTTTTTCCTGCCGCTGGCCGAACGGTACGGGCTGAACAAGAAGCTGCTGATTACGGCGGTCACTCTGCCGGTTGTTGGTCTGGTGTGGCTGGGGATCCAGCGGATCCGGAAGAAGCTGCATTAAGCGCTGCATTCATGCCCAGGCCGCCAAGCGCGATGAATGCCAGCGCCAGCAGGGCCGCCAGGCTCAGGGCCGGAATGCCCGCCAGCCCGGCGCCTACGGTGCAGCCGCCGGCCAGCACGCCGCCCGCGCCCATCAGCACGGCACCGGTCAGGTAGCGGCCGGTCTGGCGCGGGGTCTCGAAGCTTTGCCATTGGAAACGGCCGCTGAGCAGAGATGCCGCCAGCGCCCCCAGCAGCACGCCGCCAATCAGTCCGGGACCAAAGCCTGCGGGAATCGAGCTGGAGGCGATCACGAAGAACAATGAGTCGGCAGCCGGAGAGGTGAAGGACAGGCTCTCCATCGCGATGGGGTCGAATTCGTCAAACAGCACATAGCCGGTGCCCACCCAGGCCACAGGCACCAGCAGCCCGATCAGGGCACCGCCGGCCAGCGCCGGCATCCGGTTGCCCGAGCGCAGTGCAATCAGCAGCGCGGCGGCGGCGATCACAGCGCTCCACAGCAGCGGGCCGCCGGGCAGGGTCGCCAGGGATGCATGGTCAGCCAACGGCAGCGTTACGGAACCAAGCGCGGTTCGGAGCGGTGCCAGAACACCTTTGAGCGTCGCATGGGCCACAACTGCGAAGACCGCGATCACCAGCAGCGCCCGCAGGTTGCCGCTGCCTGCCAGCACGACGAGCCGCGACGCACATCCGCGGGTCAGGATCATGCCTGCGCCGAACATCAGCCCGCCGGCAGCGATGGCCAGCAGCGGCAGATCCCCGGCCATCAGCCGGTGATCCGCAAAGCTGATCCAGCCCTGCGCCACCGCCGCCTGGGTGCCGGCAACAGCCACCGCGAGGGCGATGGCCCAGATGCCGGCCGCCTGACGGCGGTCATCGCCAACCAGGGCGCGGCGAAAGCAGAAACGGGTCAGCTGCGCCAGTGCCCCGAACAGAATGCCGACGCCAAGGGCAAACAGGACGGAAACGTCCCGCGCGGAGGTCTCTTCAAAGCCAAATGTTTCGAACATCGCGGTCACCAGGTGGAAAGACGGAATTTTTTCCCGAAATGACGGTCTTTCGCCGGTCAGGCAAGGCCCGGACGTCTTGGGGTGCTGCGAAATGCAGGGAGGGTTTCCCGCTAATTGCAGCCCGGCTCAAAGGTTTGTTTTCCGGTTCCGCCTTGGGGAAAACAAATTGGCCGCCTGCAGGGCGGCGGCCAATAGTCATGTTTTTATTTGAATGTGTGCGTGTGTTCTGCCTCAGCGGCCGCGGATCCGCGGATCCAGCGCATCGCGCAACCCGTCGCCCAGGTAGTTCACGCTCAGCACCGTCAGCGAGATCGCCATGCCGGGCCAGAACACCCGTTCGGGGTACTGCTGCAGGTAATCGGTGGCATCAAACAGCAGCCGTCCCCAAGTCGGGAAATCCGGCGGGAAGCCGAGGCCGAGGAACGACAGCGACGACTCAGTGATGATCGCGGTGGCGATCCCCAGGGTGGCCGAAACCATGATCGGCGACAGCACGTTGGGCAGGATATGCCGGGTGATCAGCCCGGTGTTCGTGGTGCCGATGGAGCGCGCCGCCATCACGAACTCGCGCTCCTTCAGGGCCAGCACGTCGCCGCGCACGATGCGGGCGGTGGGCATCCAGCTGGTGACGCCGATGGAGGCGACGATCAGGATGAAGATCCCCTGTTCCGGCCCGAATGTTGCGTTCAGCGGCTCGCGGAACAAGAGCATCATCACCAGGAGGAGCGGCAGCAGCGGCAGCGCCAGGAACAGGTCGGTCAGCCGCATCAGCGGCCCGTCCAGCCGTTTGAAAAAGCCGGCAACCACCCCGATGAAGGAGCCCAGGAACAGCGCCAGCAGCATCGCCGTCAGGCCGACAGAAACAGAGGTCGCGCCGCCCGCCATCATCCGCGCCAGCATGTCGCGGCCCAGCTGGTCGGTGCCGAAGGGATGCGCCCAGCTGGGGCCCTGGTTGCGGGCGCGGATGTCGATCTTGGTGGCGTCGATCTCCCAGACCAGCGGCCCGGCATAGACCGCCAGGATGATGAACAGGAACAAGGCCCCGCCCATCAGTGCGCCGCGGTGGGACTTGAACTGGTCCCAGACATCCAGCCACTGGCTGCGCGGCGGGTTGTGCAACTCCTCCAGCGCGCCGGCGCCGGGCACCGCGGTCGAGGCCGGCGCCATGCCTTCGTCGGGCACAAAGCGTTCCTTGTCAGTCATAGCGGATCCTCGGGTCAAGAATGCCGTACAGCACGTCGGCGATCAGGTTGAACAGCACGATCAGCACCGCAAAGATGAAGGTCAGCGTCTGCACCATCGGCAGGTCGTTGGCCTGAATGGCGCCGATCAGCAGCTGGCCGATGCCGTTCACCTTGAACACCTGCTCGGTGATGATGGCGCCGCCAAAGATCGACGGGATCCCCAGCGCGATCACGGTCACAACCGGGATCATCGAATTGCGCAGCACGTGCACCATGACCACGACGTATTCGCTCAGCCCCTTGGCCCGTGCGGTGCGCACATAGTCCTGGTTGAGGTTGTCCAGCATCGAGGCGCGCATGAAGCGGCTCAGCTGCGCGGTGATCTGCAGCGCCAGCACCATCACCGGCATGATCATCTGCTTCAGCTGGTAGACAAAGGCATCCCAGCTGTCGACCACGTGGGTGGTGTCATAGATCGACGGGAACCAGCCAAGCTGTACCGAGAAGATCACGATCACCAGCACGCCCGAGAAGAACGGCGGCACCGAGAAACCCACCATCGACACGAATGTCCCCAGCTGGTCGAACCAGCTGTACTGGCGGTAGGCGGAATAGATGCCGATCGGCAGCGCGATCAGGATGGCGACCACATAGGCGGTGCCGACAACCCACAGGGTCTGCGGCATGCGCTGGATCACGATGTCCATCACCGGCGAGCGGGTCTGCCAGGAGATCACCCGCAGGTCGCCAGCGGAAAAACTGGTGCCCAGGTAGTGGTCGATCAGCACCTGCGGCTCGATCCAGAAGAACTGCACGATCCACTTCCAGAACCGGATATGCATCGGCTGGCCGAGGCCAAGCGCCTCGCGCATTTTCTCTTTGACTTCAGGGGGCACGGTCAGGGGAACCTGCGCCATCGGGTCGCCCGGGGCGAGCTCCAGCAGCAGGAAGATCACGAGGCTGATGAACAGCAGTGTCGGAACTGCCAGGATCAGCCGCCGGATTGTAAAGGTCAGCATCAGGTAGGCGCCTTTGCAGCTTGTATTAAGGTCGGAGCAGGCGGGGAGGCCTCACATCCATGTCACGCGCAGGCGGTTAAATGTAACCAATGCTGAGTGGCAAGGGGCCCCGATGAAACCTCAGGGCCCCAGGTGAGGCAAGCGCTGCTTACTTGATGCGGTACCAGTCGGCGGCGTTCCACAGCTCGCTGTCCCAGACGTTCAGGTCGACGCCGCCCAGGGTGTTGGAATGTGCCGACAGGCGGCCGCGGTGCACCAGCGGGATCATGCCGCCGTTTTCCACCATGATGTCATTCAGGCGGCGGCCGATTTCGGCGCGGGCCTCCAGACCGGCGGTCTTGGTCAGCTCGGCGTGCAGCTGGTCGAACTCCTCGTTGCAGAAGCGCGAGATGTTCTCGCCCTGCCACTGGGATTCGGGCTTGGGCGCCTTGTCGCACAAGCCGTTGGCCAGATAAGCCTGCGGGTCGGTGCCGTCAAAGTTGTTGGCGTACATTTCCACGTCGGCATAGAACTTCTGGAAGGTGTCGGGCGAGCCCGGGTCGCCGCCGAAGAACACCGAAGCATTGACGTTGCGCAGTTCGGATTCGATGCCGATCTGGCCCCACCACTCCTTGATCAGCGCCTGGAAGTCCTGGCGCACGGCGTTGGTCGAGGTCTGGTACAGGATCTTCATCGGCTTGCCGTCCGGGGTTTCCCGCACGCCGTCGCCAT harbors:
- a CDS encoding DUF3422 family protein; its protein translation is MPQIQDHPLRYQLTNELHARPFPAMSSPCTVVYLAVKQPQEAEHRDRLQDLQHLTDLLDRHGAPHPQPGATHHTAQIGRHMIKWEQHTEFVSYTVYRDGVSTRAFDPADFDVFPEDWLAQVPGQRITSALIRVVPRTAPAKLKATLHDWFVPESLAVSEVLDDSAVVAGDFRIDPAGHMRFAVLPNAGTGSQRIGRIVQRLCEIETYRAMAMLGFSRARGLTPTISALDTHLSEMMVEMTGGTAPAEQTLSQLLTVSAELEAMAARSAFRFGATGAYEALVNQRVSLLREGRHEGFQTLAEFMLRRFEPAMRTVKSAEKRLEALANRARRAGELLRTRVDVERSAQNQALLASMDRRADIALRLQHTVEGLSVVAVSYYAVSLVSDFFLPLAERYGLNKKLLITAVTLPVVGLVWLGIQRIRKKLH
- a CDS encoding YeeE/YedE family protein, with protein sequence MFETFGFEETSARDVSVLFALGVGILFGALAQLTRFCFRRALVGDDRRQAAGIWAIALAVAVAGTQAAVAQGWISFADHRLMAGDLPLLAIAAGGLMFGAGMILTRGCASRLVVLAGSGNLRALLVIAVFAVVAHATLKGVLAPLRTALGSVTLPLADHASLATLPGGPLLWSAVIAAAALLIALRSGNRMPALAGGALIGLLVPVAWVGTGYVLFDEFDPIAMESLSFTSPAADSLFFVIASSSIPAGFGPGLIGGVLLGALAASLLSGRFQWQSFETPRQTGRYLTGAVLMGAGGVLAGGCTVGAGLAGIPALSLAALLALAFIALGGLGMNAALNAASSGSAGSPATPDQQPAE
- a CDS encoding ABC transporter permease — protein: MTDKERFVPDEGMAPASTAVPGAGALEELHNPPRSQWLDVWDQFKSHRGALMGGALFLFIILAVYAGPLVWEIDATKIDIRARNQGPSWAHPFGTDQLGRDMLARMMAGGATSVSVGLTAMLLALFLGSFIGVVAGFFKRLDGPLMRLTDLFLALPLLPLLLVMMLLFREPLNATFGPEQGIFILIVASIGVTSWMPTARIVRGDVLALKEREFVMAARSIGTTNTGLITRHILPNVLSPIMVSATLGIATAIITESSLSFLGLGFPPDFPTWGRLLFDATDYLQQYPERVFWPGMAISLTVLSVNYLGDGLRDALDPRIRGR
- a CDS encoding ABC transporter permease — encoded protein: MLTFTIRRLILAVPTLLFISLVIFLLLELAPGDPMAQVPLTVPPEVKEKMREALGLGQPMHIRFWKWIVQFFWIEPQVLIDHYLGTSFSAGDLRVISWQTRSPVMDIVIQRMPQTLWVVGTAYVVAILIALPIGIYSAYRQYSWFDQLGTFVSMVGFSVPPFFSGVLVIVIFSVQLGWFPSIYDTTHVVDSWDAFVYQLKQMIMPVMVLALQITAQLSRFMRASMLDNLNQDYVRTARAKGLSEYVVVMVHVLRNSMIPVVTVIALGIPSIFGGAIITEQVFKVNGIGQLLIGAIQANDLPMVQTLTFIFAVLIVLFNLIADVLYGILDPRIRYD